In a genomic window of Lycium ferocissimum isolate CSIRO_LF1 chromosome 9, AGI_CSIRO_Lferr_CH_V1, whole genome shotgun sequence:
- the LOC132029644 gene encoding K(+) efflux antiporter 4-like isoform X4: MSTSPRRSSLFIKLKLSTISVAFVSALALAFALPDQQFRGGSEVSSGPKEDSFADMIDRALEKEFAENDQDKTNDAGSFNNSVAEQQAVLETVARVKPKKNDTKKEDKSFQLHHVFKLDNDHGAEETPTLIDRKDNVFIISNFKSKYPVLQLDLRLISDLVVVIVSATCGGIAFACAGQPVITGYLLAGSIVGPGGFNFVSEMVQVETVAQFGVIFLLFALGLEFSTTKLRIVRAVAVLGGLLQLLLFICLCGITASLCGGKPSEGVFVGAFLSMSSTAVVLKFLMEKNSTNALHGQVTIGILILQDCAVGLLFALLPILGGTSNVLQGLISMTKSLVMLLLFLAFLSILSRKCVPWFLKLMISLSSQTNELYQLASVAFCLLVAWCSDKLGLSLELGSFAAGVMISTTDLAQHTLEQVEPIRNFFAALFLASIGMLIHVHFLWNHVDILLASVILVVIVKTAVTSAVVKAFGYNNKTSLLVGMSLAQIGEFAFVLLSRASNVHLVEGKLYLLLLGTTALSLVTTPLLFKLIPAVVHLGVLLRWFPPDSPSEFGFKSDNFRSDSGKQRIALISKDLIHEG, encoded by the exons ATGAGTACTAGTCCGAGGAGATCATCCCTATTTATAAAGCTCAAGTTGTCTACTATTTCTGTGGCTTTTGTTTCTGCTTTAGCACTTGCATTTGCGCTTCCAGATCAACAGTTTAGAGGAGGTAGTGAAGTGAGCAGTGGACCTAAAGAGGATAGTTTTGCTGATATGATCGATCGAGCTCTCGAAAAAGAGTTCGCTGAAAATGATCAAG ACAAAA CTAATGATGCGGGAAGCTTCAATAATAGTGTGGCCGAGCAGCAG GCGGTGTTGGAAACTGTGGCTAGAGTTAAGCCCAAGAAAAATGACACGAAGAAAGAGGACAA ATCCTTTCAACTTCATCATGTTTTCAAACTTGATAATGACCATGGAGCAGAGGAAACCCCAACATTAATAGATAGGAAG GACAATGTCTTTATCATCTCTAATTTCAAGTCCAAGTATCCGGTTTTACAGTTAGACTTGAG GTTGATATCAGATCTGGTAGTGGTCATTGTCTCTGCAACATGTGGTGGAATTGCTTTTGCTTGTGCCGGTCAACCG GTTATAACTGGATACCTACTGGCAGGATCTATTGTTGGACCTGGAGGCTTTAATTTTGTCAGTGAAATGGTGCAA GTTGAGACAGTGGCTCAGTTCGGtgtaatttttcttctttttgctttGGGGCTAGAGTTCTCAACCACAAAG CTTCGTATTGTTCGAGCAGTTGCAGTTCTTGGAGGCCTActtcaacttcttctttttatatgtctATGTGGAATTACAGCCTCG TTGTGTGGCGGTAAACCTTCAGAGGGTGTATTCGTTGGAGCATTTCTCTCAATGTCTTCTACAGCAGTG GTGTTGAAGTTTTTGATGGAAAAGAATAGTACAAATGCACTTCACGGCCAGGTTACAATTGGCATTCTTATTTTGCAG GATTGTGCTGTAGGTCTTCTGTTTGCTTTGCTTCCAATCTTGGGAGGCACGTCCAATGTTCTGCAAGGGTTAATATCCATGACAAAGTC GTTGGTCATGTTGCTCTTATTTTTGGCTTTTCTGTCAATATTATCACGGAAGTGTGTGCCATGGTTCCTGAAGCTGATGATAAGCTTATCGTCACAG ACCAATGAACTGTATCAATTGGCTTCAGTGGCATTTTGCCTCCTTGTAGCTTGG TGTAGTGATAAGCTAGGTCTAAGCTTAGAGTTGGGTTCATTTGCTGCTGGAGTGATGATTTCAACAACTGATCTTGCCCAACATACTCTTGAACAA GTTGAACCCATACGCAACTTCTTTGCGGCGCTTTTTCTTGCCAGTATTGGGATGCTCATCCATGTTCATTTCCTCTGGAACCATGTTGATATCCTACTCGCATCAGTGATATTAGTGGTCATTGTTAAAACTGCTGTGACTTCTGCAGTTGTTAAAGCCTttggctacaacaacaaaaccTCACTGCTA GTTGGAATGTCTTTAGCACAAATAGGAGAATTCGCTTTTGTTTTGCTCAGTCGTGCTTCTAATGTTCATCTGGTTGAG GGTAAATTGTACCTGCTGCTTCTAGGGACAACAGCTCTCAGTCTG GTGACTACGCCATTGCTTTTCAAGCTTATACCTGCTGTAGTTCACCTTGGTGTGTTGCTTCGGTGGTTCCCACCTGATAGTCCAAGTGAG TTTGGATTCAAAAGTGACAACTTCCGGTCTGATAGTGGTAAACAAAGGATTGCACTGATATCCAAGGATCTGATTCATGAAGGTTAA
- the LOC132029644 gene encoding K(+) efflux antiporter 6-like isoform X2 has product MMREASIIVWPSSRRCWKLWLELSPRKMTRRKRTSTCFVYFHKSFQLHHVFKLDNDHGAEETPTLIDRKDNVFIISNFKSKYPVLQLDLRLISDLVVVIVSATCGGIAFACAGQPVITGYLLAGSIVGPGGFNFVSEMVQVETVAQFGVIFLLFALGLEFSTTKLRIVRAVAVLGGLLQLLLFICLCGITASLCGGKPSEGVFVGAFLSMSSTAVVLKFLMEKNSTNALHGQVTIGILILQDCAVGLLFALLPILGGTSNVLQGLISMTKSLVMLLLFLAFLSILSRKCVPWFLKLMISLSSQTNELYQLASVAFCLLVAWCSDKLGLSLELGSFAAGVMISTTDLAQHTLEQVEPIRNFFAALFLASIGMLIHVHFLWNHVDILLASVILVVIVKTAVTSAVVKAFGYNNKTSLLVGMSLAQIGEFAFVLLSRASNVHLVEGKLYLLLLGTTALSLVTTPLLFKLIPAVVHLGVLLRWFPPDSPSEFGFKSDNFRSDSGKQRIALISKDLIHEG; this is encoded by the exons ATGATGCGGGAAGCTTCAATAATAGTGTGGCCGAGCAGCAG GCGGTGTTGGAAACTGTGGCTAGAGTTAAGCCCAAGAAAAATGACACGAAGAAAGAGGACAAGTACATGCTTCGTTTATTTTCACAA ATCCTTTCAACTTCATCATGTTTTCAAACTTGATAATGACCATGGAGCAGAGGAAACCCCAACATTAATAGATAGGAAG GACAATGTCTTTATCATCTCTAATTTCAAGTCCAAGTATCCGGTTTTACAGTTAGACTTGAG GTTGATATCAGATCTGGTAGTGGTCATTGTCTCTGCAACATGTGGTGGAATTGCTTTTGCTTGTGCCGGTCAACCG GTTATAACTGGATACCTACTGGCAGGATCTATTGTTGGACCTGGAGGCTTTAATTTTGTCAGTGAAATGGTGCAA GTTGAGACAGTGGCTCAGTTCGGtgtaatttttcttctttttgctttGGGGCTAGAGTTCTCAACCACAAAG CTTCGTATTGTTCGAGCAGTTGCAGTTCTTGGAGGCCTActtcaacttcttctttttatatgtctATGTGGAATTACAGCCTCG TTGTGTGGCGGTAAACCTTCAGAGGGTGTATTCGTTGGAGCATTTCTCTCAATGTCTTCTACAGCAGTG GTGTTGAAGTTTTTGATGGAAAAGAATAGTACAAATGCACTTCACGGCCAGGTTACAATTGGCATTCTTATTTTGCAG GATTGTGCTGTAGGTCTTCTGTTTGCTTTGCTTCCAATCTTGGGAGGCACGTCCAATGTTCTGCAAGGGTTAATATCCATGACAAAGTC GTTGGTCATGTTGCTCTTATTTTTGGCTTTTCTGTCAATATTATCACGGAAGTGTGTGCCATGGTTCCTGAAGCTGATGATAAGCTTATCGTCACAG ACCAATGAACTGTATCAATTGGCTTCAGTGGCATTTTGCCTCCTTGTAGCTTGG TGTAGTGATAAGCTAGGTCTAAGCTTAGAGTTGGGTTCATTTGCTGCTGGAGTGATGATTTCAACAACTGATCTTGCCCAACATACTCTTGAACAA GTTGAACCCATACGCAACTTCTTTGCGGCGCTTTTTCTTGCCAGTATTGGGATGCTCATCCATGTTCATTTCCTCTGGAACCATGTTGATATCCTACTCGCATCAGTGATATTAGTGGTCATTGTTAAAACTGCTGTGACTTCTGCAGTTGTTAAAGCCTttggctacaacaacaaaaccTCACTGCTA GTTGGAATGTCTTTAGCACAAATAGGAGAATTCGCTTTTGTTTTGCTCAGTCGTGCTTCTAATGTTCATCTGGTTGAG GGTAAATTGTACCTGCTGCTTCTAGGGACAACAGCTCTCAGTCTG GTGACTACGCCATTGCTTTTCAAGCTTATACCTGCTGTAGTTCACCTTGGTGTGTTGCTTCGGTGGTTCCCACCTGATAGTCCAAGTGAG TTTGGATTCAAAAGTGACAACTTCCGGTCTGATAGTGGTAAACAAAGGATTGCACTGATATCCAAGGATCTGATTCATGAAGGTTAA
- the LOC132029644 gene encoding K(+) efflux antiporter 6-like isoform X1 — MEYLITCNNLMMSFLLFTLRRCWKLWLELSPRKMTRRKRTSTCFVYFHKSFQLHHVFKLDNDHGAEETPTLIDRKDNVFIISNFKSKYPVLQLDLRLISDLVVVIVSATCGGIAFACAGQPVITGYLLAGSIVGPGGFNFVSEMVQVETVAQFGVIFLLFALGLEFSTTKLRIVRAVAVLGGLLQLLLFICLCGITASLCGGKPSEGVFVGAFLSMSSTAVVLKFLMEKNSTNALHGQVTIGILILQDCAVGLLFALLPILGGTSNVLQGLISMTKSLVMLLLFLAFLSILSRKCVPWFLKLMISLSSQTNELYQLASVAFCLLVAWCSDKLGLSLELGSFAAGVMISTTDLAQHTLEQVEPIRNFFAALFLASIGMLIHVHFLWNHVDILLASVILVVIVKTAVTSAVVKAFGYNNKTSLLVGMSLAQIGEFAFVLLSRASNVHLVEGKLYLLLLGTTALSLVTTPLLFKLIPAVVHLGVLLRWFPPDSPSEFGFKSDNFRSDSGKQRIALISKDLIHEG, encoded by the exons ATGGAGTATCTTATAACTTGTaacaacttaatgatgtctttTTTGCTGTTTACACTCAG GCGGTGTTGGAAACTGTGGCTAGAGTTAAGCCCAAGAAAAATGACACGAAGAAAGAGGACAAGTACATGCTTCGTTTATTTTCACAA ATCCTTTCAACTTCATCATGTTTTCAAACTTGATAATGACCATGGAGCAGAGGAAACCCCAACATTAATAGATAGGAAG GACAATGTCTTTATCATCTCTAATTTCAAGTCCAAGTATCCGGTTTTACAGTTAGACTTGAG GTTGATATCAGATCTGGTAGTGGTCATTGTCTCTGCAACATGTGGTGGAATTGCTTTTGCTTGTGCCGGTCAACCG GTTATAACTGGATACCTACTGGCAGGATCTATTGTTGGACCTGGAGGCTTTAATTTTGTCAGTGAAATGGTGCAA GTTGAGACAGTGGCTCAGTTCGGtgtaatttttcttctttttgctttGGGGCTAGAGTTCTCAACCACAAAG CTTCGTATTGTTCGAGCAGTTGCAGTTCTTGGAGGCCTActtcaacttcttctttttatatgtctATGTGGAATTACAGCCTCG TTGTGTGGCGGTAAACCTTCAGAGGGTGTATTCGTTGGAGCATTTCTCTCAATGTCTTCTACAGCAGTG GTGTTGAAGTTTTTGATGGAAAAGAATAGTACAAATGCACTTCACGGCCAGGTTACAATTGGCATTCTTATTTTGCAG GATTGTGCTGTAGGTCTTCTGTTTGCTTTGCTTCCAATCTTGGGAGGCACGTCCAATGTTCTGCAAGGGTTAATATCCATGACAAAGTC GTTGGTCATGTTGCTCTTATTTTTGGCTTTTCTGTCAATATTATCACGGAAGTGTGTGCCATGGTTCCTGAAGCTGATGATAAGCTTATCGTCACAG ACCAATGAACTGTATCAATTGGCTTCAGTGGCATTTTGCCTCCTTGTAGCTTGG TGTAGTGATAAGCTAGGTCTAAGCTTAGAGTTGGGTTCATTTGCTGCTGGAGTGATGATTTCAACAACTGATCTTGCCCAACATACTCTTGAACAA GTTGAACCCATACGCAACTTCTTTGCGGCGCTTTTTCTTGCCAGTATTGGGATGCTCATCCATGTTCATTTCCTCTGGAACCATGTTGATATCCTACTCGCATCAGTGATATTAGTGGTCATTGTTAAAACTGCTGTGACTTCTGCAGTTGTTAAAGCCTttggctacaacaacaaaaccTCACTGCTA GTTGGAATGTCTTTAGCACAAATAGGAGAATTCGCTTTTGTTTTGCTCAGTCGTGCTTCTAATGTTCATCTGGTTGAG GGTAAATTGTACCTGCTGCTTCTAGGGACAACAGCTCTCAGTCTG GTGACTACGCCATTGCTTTTCAAGCTTATACCTGCTGTAGTTCACCTTGGTGTGTTGCTTCGGTGGTTCCCACCTGATAGTCCAAGTGAG TTTGGATTCAAAAGTGACAACTTCCGGTCTGATAGTGGTAAACAAAGGATTGCACTGATATCCAAGGATCTGATTCATGAAGGTTAA
- the LOC132029644 gene encoding K(+) efflux antiporter 6-like isoform X3: MEYLITCNNLMMSFLLFTLRRCWKLWLELSPRKMTRRKRTSTCFVYFHKSFQLHHVFKLDNDHGAEETPTLIDRKDNVFIISNFKSKYPVLQLDLRLISDLVVVIVSATCGGIAFACAGQPVITGYLLAGSIVGPGGFNFVSEMVQVETVAQFGVIFLLFALGLEFSTTKLRIVRAVAVLGGLLQLLLFICLCGITASLCGGKPSEGVFVGAFLSMSSTAVVLKFLMEKNSTNALHGQVTIGILILQDCAVGLLFALLPILGGTSNVLQGLISMTKSLVMLLLFLAFLSILSRKCVPWFLKLMISLSSQTNELYQLASVAFCLLVAWVEPIRNFFAALFLASIGMLIHVHFLWNHVDILLASVILVVIVKTAVTSAVVKAFGYNNKTSLLVGMSLAQIGEFAFVLLSRASNVHLVEGKLYLLLLGTTALSLVTTPLLFKLIPAVVHLGVLLRWFPPDSPSEFGFKSDNFRSDSGKQRIALISKDLIHEG; the protein is encoded by the exons ATGGAGTATCTTATAACTTGTaacaacttaatgatgtctttTTTGCTGTTTACACTCAG GCGGTGTTGGAAACTGTGGCTAGAGTTAAGCCCAAGAAAAATGACACGAAGAAAGAGGACAAGTACATGCTTCGTTTATTTTCACAA ATCCTTTCAACTTCATCATGTTTTCAAACTTGATAATGACCATGGAGCAGAGGAAACCCCAACATTAATAGATAGGAAG GACAATGTCTTTATCATCTCTAATTTCAAGTCCAAGTATCCGGTTTTACAGTTAGACTTGAG GTTGATATCAGATCTGGTAGTGGTCATTGTCTCTGCAACATGTGGTGGAATTGCTTTTGCTTGTGCCGGTCAACCG GTTATAACTGGATACCTACTGGCAGGATCTATTGTTGGACCTGGAGGCTTTAATTTTGTCAGTGAAATGGTGCAA GTTGAGACAGTGGCTCAGTTCGGtgtaatttttcttctttttgctttGGGGCTAGAGTTCTCAACCACAAAG CTTCGTATTGTTCGAGCAGTTGCAGTTCTTGGAGGCCTActtcaacttcttctttttatatgtctATGTGGAATTACAGCCTCG TTGTGTGGCGGTAAACCTTCAGAGGGTGTATTCGTTGGAGCATTTCTCTCAATGTCTTCTACAGCAGTG GTGTTGAAGTTTTTGATGGAAAAGAATAGTACAAATGCACTTCACGGCCAGGTTACAATTGGCATTCTTATTTTGCAG GATTGTGCTGTAGGTCTTCTGTTTGCTTTGCTTCCAATCTTGGGAGGCACGTCCAATGTTCTGCAAGGGTTAATATCCATGACAAAGTC GTTGGTCATGTTGCTCTTATTTTTGGCTTTTCTGTCAATATTATCACGGAAGTGTGTGCCATGGTTCCTGAAGCTGATGATAAGCTTATCGTCACAG ACCAATGAACTGTATCAATTGGCTTCAGTGGCATTTTGCCTCCTTGTAGCTTGG GTTGAACCCATACGCAACTTCTTTGCGGCGCTTTTTCTTGCCAGTATTGGGATGCTCATCCATGTTCATTTCCTCTGGAACCATGTTGATATCCTACTCGCATCAGTGATATTAGTGGTCATTGTTAAAACTGCTGTGACTTCTGCAGTTGTTAAAGCCTttggctacaacaacaaaaccTCACTGCTA GTTGGAATGTCTTTAGCACAAATAGGAGAATTCGCTTTTGTTTTGCTCAGTCGTGCTTCTAATGTTCATCTGGTTGAG GGTAAATTGTACCTGCTGCTTCTAGGGACAACAGCTCTCAGTCTG GTGACTACGCCATTGCTTTTCAAGCTTATACCTGCTGTAGTTCACCTTGGTGTGTTGCTTCGGTGGTTCCCACCTGATAGTCCAAGTGAG TTTGGATTCAAAAGTGACAACTTCCGGTCTGATAGTGGTAAACAAAGGATTGCACTGATATCCAAGGATCTGATTCATGAAGGTTAA